One region of Triticum aestivum cultivar Chinese Spring chromosome 6B, IWGSC CS RefSeq v2.1, whole genome shotgun sequence genomic DNA includes:
- the LOC123134091 gene encoding ethylene-responsive transcription factor WIN1-like: MVQPKKKFRGVRQRHWGSWVSEIRHPLLKRRVWLGTFETAEEAARAYDEAAVLMSGRNAKTNFPVQRSSTGDPAPAATRDVRGGSSSSSTSNLSQVLSAKLRKCCKAPSPSLTCLRLDTEKSHIGVWQKRAGARADSNWVMTVELNKGAGPSGNAVAAQSTVSATTASSPASTMDDEERLTLQMIEELLSSSGPASPSHGEEGSFVV; encoded by the exons ATGGTGCAACCCAAGAAGAAGTTCCGTGGAGTCAGGCAGCGCCACTGGGGCTCCTGGGTCTCTGAGATCAGACACCCCCTCCT taaaaggagggtgtGGCTTGGTACCTTTGAAACCGCTGAAGAGGCTGCACGGGCCTACGACGAGGCCGCCGTTCTGATGAGCGGCCGCAATGCCAAGACCAACTTCCCCGTGCAGAGGAGCAGCACCGGCGATCCTGCCCCAGCTGCAACCCGGGACGTCCGTGGCGgcagctcctcctcctcgacgAGCAACCTGTCCCAGGTTCTCAGTGCCAAGCTTCGCAAGTGCTGCAAAGCGCCGTCTCCGTCCCTGACCTGCCTTCGCCTCGACACCGAGAAGTCCCACATTGGCGTCTGGCAGAAGCGCGCAGGGGCCCGCGCCGACTCCAACTGGGTCATGACCGTGGAGCTCAACAAAGGGGCCGGGCCATCCGGCAATGCGGTGGCAGCGCAGTCCACAGTGTCAGCAACCACGGCTTCTTCACCGGCGAGTACAATGGATGACGAGGAGAGGCTCACGCTGCAGATGATTGAGGAGCTGCTGAGCAGTAGCGGTCCAGCTTCGCCATCGCATGGAGAAGAAGGTAGCTTCGTCGTCTGA
- the LOC123136940 gene encoding histone deacetylase 6 → MAASGEGASLPSPAGGEDSRRRRVSYFYEPTIGDYYYGQGHPMKPHRIRMAHSLVIHYGLHRLLELSRPFPASEADISRFHSDEYVSFLASATGNPTILDPRAVKRFNVGEDCPVFDGLFPFCQASAGGSIGAAVKLNRGDADITVNWAGGLHHAKKGEASGFCYVNDIVLAILELLKFHRRVLYVDIDVHHGDGVEEAFFTTNRVMTVSFHKYGDFFPGTGHITDVGAGEGKHYAVNVPLSDGIDDDTFRDLFQCIIKRVMEVYQPEVVVLQCGADSLAGDRLGCFNLSVKGHADCLRFLRSFNIPMMVLGGGGYTIRNVARCWCYETAVAVGVEPDNKLPYNDYYEYFGPDYNLHIQPRIVENLNTTKDLENIKNMILNHLSKLEHVPNAQFHERPSDPEGPEEKEEDMDKRPAQRSRLWSGGAYDSDTEDPDHMKTEANDLSANSIMKDASNDDL, encoded by the exons ATGGCGGCGTCCGGCGAGGGAGCGTCGCTGCCGTCTCCGGCAGGTGGCGAGGACAGCCGCCGCCGTCGTGTGAGCTACTTCTACGAGCCCACGATCGGCGACTACTACTACGGGCAGGGCCATCCGATGAAGCCCCACCGCATCCGCATGGCGCACTCGCTAGTTATCCACTATGGTCTGCACCGCCTGCTCGAGCTCTCACGCCCCTTCCCTGCCTCGGAAGCCGACATCAGCCGCTTCCACTCCGACGAATATGTCTCCTTCCTTGCCTCTGCGACCGGCAACCCGACCATCCTCGACCCCCGCGCCGTCAAGCGCTTCAACGTCGGGGAGGACTGCCCCGTCTTTGACGGACTCTTCCCCTTCTGCCAGGCCTCCGCCGGTGGCAGCATCGGCGCCGCCGTCAAGCTCAACCGTGGCGACGCCGACATCACCGTGAACTGGGCTGGCGGGCTCCACCATGCCAAGAAGGGCGAGGCCTCTGGGTTCTGCTATGTCAATGACATCGTCCTCGCCATTCTTGAGCTTCTCAAGTTCCACAGG CGTGTGCTATATGTAGACATTGATGTCCACCATGGAGATGGTGTGGAGGAAGCCTTCTTCACTACAAACCGAGTCATGACGGTTTCTTTCCACAAGTATGGAGACTTCTTTCCTGGAACTGGGCATATAACTGATGTTGGAGCGGGTGAAGGGAAACATTATGCTGTAAATGTCCCCCTGAGTGATGGTATTGATGATGACACCTTCCGTGATCTGTTCCAATGCATCATTAAAAGGGTAATGGAGGTTTATCAGCCAGAGGTAGTTGTTCTCCAGTGTGGGGCTGACTCTTTGGCTGGAGATAGGTTAGGCTGCTTCAATCTGTCTGTGAAAGGCCACGCAGACTGCCTCCGTTTTCTCAGGTCATTCAATATTCCTATGATGGTTTTGGGAGGTGGAGGTTACACCATCAGAAATGTTGCTCGCTGTTGGTGCTATGAG ACTGCAGTTGCTGTTGGCGTTGAACCTGATAACAAGTTGCCTTATAATGACTATTACGAGTATTTTGGCCCTGACTATAATCTTCATATTCAACCAAGAATTGTGGAAAATCTGAATACTACAAAAGACTTGGAGAATATAAA GAACATGATATTGAATCATCTTTCAAAGTTAGAACATGTCCCAAACGCTCAATTCCATGAAAGACCATCAGATCCTGAAGGTCCAGAAGAG AAGGAGGAGGATATGGACAAGAGACCAGCTCAGCGCAGCAGATTATGGAGTGGAGGAGCTTATGATTCTGACACAGAAGATCCTGACCACATGAAAACCGAGGCTAACGACTTATCTGCCAACTCTATCATGAAG GATGCATCAAATGATGATTTGTAG